One window from the genome of Candidatus Neomarinimicrobiota bacterium encodes:
- a CDS encoding Rieske (2Fe-2S) protein: MKYGRREFINTLLGAGGIGGLASIFYPVFQFLIPPKVTEPQVSSLKVGVVGDFPVNSSKIVRFGRTPVILIRSDRDTFKALEATCTHLDCIVQYNQARKQIICACHNGVYDLTGKNISGPPPKPLAVYSVSIVDNQVIISQDKGLT, encoded by the coding sequence ATGAAATACGGTCGAAGGGAGTTTATTAACACACTTTTAGGTGCAGGAGGTATAGGTGGACTGGCTTCCATTTTTTACCCAGTATTTCAGTTTTTGATACCACCCAAAGTGACTGAACCACAGGTTAGCTCACTAAAAGTTGGTGTAGTTGGAGACTTTCCGGTGAATAGTTCAAAAATTGTACGATTTGGCCGAACCCCGGTTATTCTCATACGTTCCGATAGAGATACATTCAAAGCCCTGGAAGCCACCTGCACCCATCTCGATTGTATCGTTCAATATAATCAGGCGAGAAAACAGATTATTTGTGCCTGTCATAATGGGGTTTATGATCTGACTGGAAAAAACATCTCTGGTCCACCTCCAAAACCGCTGGCAGTCTACTCTGTTTCCATAGTGGATAATCAGGTAATTATTTCTCAGGACAAGGGTTTGACATGA
- the nrfD gene encoding polysulfide reductase NrfD yields MEEIVQHLTPLLDQVTGYIYPNEIELHWGLLVVIYPYLTGLVAGAFILASLVKVFNVLELQPTYRLSLLTALAFIVIAPLPLLAHLGHPEKSFEIFLTPNVNSAMAMFGFVYAWYLMAVLLLELWFDFRQDLVLMANENKGLKRIFYRTLSLFSKDVSEKAIAFDHKAVRVITIIGIPSAFLLHGYVGFLFGSIKANPWWSSVLIPIVFLFSAIVSGVALIILLYMIITPLRNKIVDMVTLDKLASYLFYIMIIDFSLEILDFIHRVYESEESIKILALLVQNKLFSSLIIMQVLIGMIVPLFTIAGVKAFKVPADLRKLLYFISAILVQVGIFSTRWNVVIGGQLFSKSFMGLTTYKMTFLGLEGLLVSIALLIMPFIILWMLIKILNPWRAEDATAVTQSSTS; encoded by the coding sequence ATGGAAGAAATAGTTCAACATTTAACACCGCTTCTTGATCAAGTCACAGGCTACATTTATCCGAACGAAATAGAGCTCCACTGGGGCTTGCTGGTTGTCATTTATCCATATCTAACGGGACTTGTAGCTGGTGCTTTCATCCTGGCATCACTGGTCAAAGTCTTTAATGTTTTAGAACTCCAGCCAACATATCGTCTGTCTCTGCTGACGGCTCTGGCATTTATCGTTATAGCACCACTGCCCTTACTGGCGCATTTGGGGCACCCGGAAAAATCTTTTGAAATTTTTCTGACTCCCAATGTGAACTCTGCAATGGCCATGTTCGGATTTGTTTATGCCTGGTATCTCATGGCGGTATTGCTACTGGAACTCTGGTTCGATTTTCGTCAGGATCTGGTTCTCATGGCCAACGAGAATAAAGGCTTAAAAAGAATATTTTATCGGACCCTTTCACTATTCTCCAAAGATGTTTCAGAAAAAGCAATTGCTTTTGATCACAAGGCAGTACGCGTCATAACCATAATAGGTATTCCATCTGCCTTTTTACTCCATGGGTATGTTGGTTTCCTTTTCGGGTCGATCAAGGCCAATCCCTGGTGGTCCAGCGTGTTGATTCCCATCGTATTTTTGTTCTCTGCCATTGTTTCCGGGGTGGCATTAATCATTCTGCTGTATATGATAATTACACCGCTTCGAAACAAAATTGTGGATATGGTGACTCTCGATAAGCTGGCGAGTTATTTATTCTATATCATGATTATCGACTTCTCTCTGGAAATATTGGATTTCATACATCGTGTCTATGAGTCTGAAGAATCCATAAAAATTTTGGCGTTATTGGTGCAAAACAAGCTTTTTTCAAGTTTGATCATTATGCAAGTGTTAATAGGAATGATAGTCCCACTCTTCACCATTGCTGGAGTCAAAGCATTTAAAGTTCCTGCTGATCTACGAAAATTGTTATACTTCATTTCGGCCATTCTGGTGCAAGTTGGAATTTTCTCAACCCGTTGGAATGTCGTTATTGGGGGGCAACTCTTCTCAAAAAGTTTCATGGGGCTCACAACATATAAGATGACGTTTCTTGGTCTGGAGGGTTTATTGGTTTCTATTGCCCTTCTAATAATGCCCTTCATCATTCTTTGGATGCTCATCAAAATATTAAACCCTTGGCGAGCGGAAGATGCTACTGCTGTTACTCAGAGTTCAACATCGTAG
- a CDS encoding 4Fe-4S dicluster domain-containing protein, which yields MAGLAASLLVPKVVRGEKSAAKPFDWADDSIHYDPHDHKWGMGVDINKCIGCGRCSNACKIENDVPKEPFFFRTWVERYQVQENGETIIDCPNGAVDGFKKETESDDVLRSFFVPKLCNHCENPPCVQVCPVGATYQSADGVVLVDADYCLGCRYCIQACPYGARFLHPVTRTAEKCTFCYHRIVRGEEPACVEACPTQARIFGELDQKASPLHRFKRMNRIGVLKPALNTEPKVFYANLDMEVK from the coding sequence ATGGCGGGGCTTGCCGCCAGTTTATTGGTCCCTAAAGTCGTGCGTGGAGAGAAAAGTGCGGCAAAGCCTTTTGACTGGGCTGATGACTCAATCCATTATGATCCACATGATCATAAATGGGGTATGGGAGTGGATATTAACAAATGTATTGGGTGCGGACGATGTTCAAACGCCTGTAAAATTGAAAATGATGTCCCCAAAGAACCCTTTTTCTTTCGTACCTGGGTCGAACGCTATCAGGTGCAGGAGAATGGAGAAACTATCATCGATTGTCCCAATGGTGCAGTGGATGGTTTTAAAAAAGAAACTGAAAGTGACGATGTCCTCCGCAGCTTCTTTGTCCCCAAATTATGTAACCATTGTGAAAATCCACCCTGTGTTCAAGTCTGCCCGGTTGGCGCAACTTACCAATCTGCTGATGGCGTGGTGTTGGTAGATGCCGATTATTGTTTAGGTTGCCGTTATTGCATCCAGGCTTGTCCCTATGGTGCCAGATTTTTGCATCCTGTGACGAGAACCGCTGAGAAATGCACCTTTTGCTATCACAGAATTGTTAGGGGAGAAGAGCCAGCCTGCGTGGAAGCCTGTCCTACACAAGCCAGAATATTTGGGGAGTTGGACCAGAAAGCAAGTCCCTTGCACCGATTTAAACGCATGAACCGGATTGGAGTTCTTAAACCGGCTTTGAATACAGAACCCAAGGTCTTCTATGCGAATCTGGATATGGAGGTTAAATGA